The DNA region AAACCTTGAATTTGCCCATTGCTGGCaagtatttacatagcatttactttgcattaggtattataagtaatttagAGATGACTTAGAGTATACGGATGTGTGTAGGTTAAATGCCAGCACTACACCATTTTAtgtaaaggacttgagcatccgtggattttgGTATTTGGGGGGtgctggaaccaatcccccatggatactgagAGACAGCTGTACTTCTTTGTAAGTGCCTCACTTAACAtagtattttcttttatggttctcCAATAAAGTGTGCAGAGTTATTATTTACGACTTCTTGTTTCCTGGAAGTCTTGATATGATTAGAATGTTTTGAGCAGGACTGATGGGAAGAGGGGTATCATTGAGTCAATCCTAGCCTAAAACAAGCAAGTGGTTTTCTTAGGGATAAACATCCTAATCATCACCACTTACATTTATTGAGGACTTCTACGGTTCTTTGAGGCAGGTCTAAAttctgcataattttttttttaaactttagtttGTTAAAACAAATAGAACAAATGTATGTTTGTTGtggaaaacagaaaagtagaaataaagggggaaattgcCTTAAAGACAACCATTGTTAAtgttttggtatatttcctttttgtgtgctttttattattattttaacttaaaaatatactcTGCTTAAAACATAAATCATTCTTCATtgatgaaatgattttttaaaattaatttttattggcgtatggttgatttacaatgttgtgttagtttctgctgtacagcaaagtgaatctattatacatgtatccactcttttttagattctactcccatataggtcattccagagcactgagtagagttccctgtgctatacagtaggttcttattagttatattttatatatagtagtgtgtctgtTTCAGTCCatatctcccaatttatccctcccccctgccccccactttcCTCCTTAGTAaccaaagtttgttttctataataCATCTgtcatctgtgactctatttctgttttgtatataggttCATTTTGTATCCATCGATGAAATGATTTTTGAATACCTGAGCTGCAAGAATGTTACTAAAAGGGAAAAGATCAGTTCCAATTTCTTTGGACAGCTTTTATGTAGGTCATCCAAATTATTCCCAAAATCTCCTTCTGAATGTTAAAGATACAGTTTgaagtgggttttgttttttcattctaaaAAACTGAGATATTTAAGATTTGAAAATacacaattcagtgttttttagtatattcacaagccTGTGTAACATCATCACTGTCTAACTCCAGAAcgtttcatcaccccagaaagaaaccctatacccatgatcaatcactccccattcctccagTTCCctcagaccctggcaaccactaatctacttacTGTCTTGAGGGACTTTCCTTATAgtggacatttcatatacatggaatcttacaatgtatggccttttgtgtcttggCTTCTTTCGctcagtataatgttttcaagattcatccatgttgtagcatgtgtcagtacttcgttccttattatggctgaataatgttccattatatggacatacattttatttatccattcataagttggtggatatttgggttgtttccaccttttaacTATTACGAATAATGCTtccatgaacatttgtgtgcaagtttttgtgtgaacatatctTTTCGGTTCTCTTGgatatacacctaggagtggaattgctgggtcatatggcaactgtctctctccctctcttttttttccctgatttGTTGAAGTGAAATTCAAATAGCATCAaagtaactattttaaagtgAGCCATTCAGTGCATTCATAACGTTGTACAACCACCACCTTTATCTAGTTTCAAAATATTGCCATCACTCCAAGTAAGATCCCTCACACATTAAAGTTTCTCCCCattccccagcctctggcaactaccagtcTATATTCTGTCTTTATGGGTTtgtctattttggatatttcatataagtggaaccatagAAATGTGACCTTTTGTATCTGGTTTCTTCTCAGCACATTTTggaggctcatccatgttgtagcatgtgtcagtacttcattctctttttttttttaaggtctttattgaatttgttacaatattgcttctgttttacgttttttggttttttggtcacgaggcatgtgggatcttagctccccaaccagggatcaaacccacaccccctgcattggaaggcgaagtctcagccactggaccgccagggaagtcccttcattcctttttatggctaaataaaattctgtttaactttctgaggaactgccaaacttttccaaagtggctgcacttaCATCCCCGTCAGCAACGTATGAGAGTTCCACTTTTCCACATTTCTGCAAACACTTGTTATCCATTTGCATTTGtttgatggctaatgatgttgagcagcttttcatgtacttactgaacatttgtatattttctttggagaaacatctattcacATCCTTTGCcgattttttaattgggttatgtgtctttttattattgagttgtaagaggtcttaaatattttgaatactaGACCCCTAACACATGTattatttacagatattttctcccattctttgagttgtcttttcactttcatgataatgtcctttgaagcacaaacatttttaatttagatgaagtctagtttatctatttttttgttgttgttggttctgctttaggtgtcatagctaagaaaccgttgcctaatccaaggtcacaaatatttacccctatgttttcttctaagattgtTATGGTTTTAAATTTagatctttcatccattttgaataaatttttgtatgtggtgtgaggtagggggtccaacttcattttttgcatattgtcccagcaccattcatTGAAATGTCTGTGCTTTCCCTCACTGAATTGTCCTGGCACTCTTGtagaaaatcagttgaccatagataatatggatttatttctggactctaagttctgttccactgatctgtatttctaaTCTTACGCTGATAGTACACagtgtagctttgtaataaattCTGACATCTATAGCTTGAAACAGCTTTAGTTGAATGCTGTTTTTATTCTTAACATGTTaattgggattaaaaaaaagtatttttcttaaaaaggaaagttgtatttttaaaaaattataatttacttTATTAGTTCTTTGCATAGTTAGTGTAGCTAGTCTATGAATGCTTATTTTATAGGGTCTGAAACTAAATTTTACTTTTACTGTTGAGGAAGCAAAGGCCTAGTGGTGTAAGTAACCTACGGGTGGATACacagtaggtatttaataaatttttgttgatttAAATAATTTAGTCTTAGATGTTATCAGTTCTTAGTTTGCTGACAACTGTTTGCTTCTACCTCTGATTTATATGATACTGAGTCTTTATGGCCCATCTGTCAACTGTGTTGCTTACATCACAAAGTGGGTATTTTTTAACAAAGTACTTTGTGAAGTGGTCTCTAGGAGCGCATCAAGGCAGAACCTGTACTTTCCTGAGTAAATGTGACTGTAAGCGGTAAAGGTTTTAAACAGTGTACATAGCAAATAATTTTAGGATAGCActcagctacatgtaagagaaatTCAACTATGGTGATTTAACCGtgtaaggttttatttttctcatgtaatAAGGAGACCGGGGCAGCAGTCTGTATGATAGTACGCTGTCAGCTGTATTCTATTTATGCTAGACTTCTGCTCTGTCATTCTTGTGTGTGGCTTTCTTCTTCATGCTTATAAAATGGCTGCTGAGCCTCCCAGCATGATATTCCATTCCAGGCAGAACGGGTGTGGCGAGAGAAGTGCAAAAGGCATGTGCCAAAtgctgtcatttttttaaaaaatcacaaatcaGTTTATTTTTCTAGAGACCCCCACTGAAAAAACTATTTACAAATTATTAGCCAGAACTGTGTCACTTGTCCTCCTAGTTCCTAGGGAGCCTGAGAAATCAAGTTCCTACGGGCATATCTTGTTTTACTACACTTGCAGATggtgcattttttacaaattgaagttttgtggcaacGCTGACTTGTCAGATGATGGTGAGCATTCTTTAgcaataaatcatttttaaattaaggtgtgtactctgttttttttagATAAATACCATTACACACTTAATAAACTAccatatagtgtaaacataacttttatatgcagtgggaaaccaaaaaattcatgtgactcaatttattgtgatatttgctttatttcaatggtctggaaccaaacctgcaatatctccaggATATGCCTGTAtagtattttatatttccacCTGGAACAAAGTTAGATTTATGTTAAtttggaagaaagggagaatatTTCAAAGATGGAGAAATTTGGACTAAAAAGAGCTACcaccaaaaaagatgaaaaaaattagaactgcTAAAAACTAAGGTAGCATGAGAGAGTGGTGATCAATATCTCCATCTCTAATcacagttttaaatatatttattcattcattacatCTTAATTGAGCACGTACCATATGCCGCCGTGTTCTCAGTGCTTCCTGTCTTACATCCTACTTATTCTGGGTGTCATCTACAGTCTCCCCTCAATTTCCCTCTCCTTCGGTATTGCTCTAGAGAAATCACCAGTTTAGGCTATCTAAGCAAATCTGCCTCTAGTCTTTTCCATTGTGACCAGTACCCTcatcatttaactttttttagGAACCAAACAAAGGCAGGATAAATTCAGTGTTTTAAGCGAATCATAACACATGACTtgtatttagctttatttatttacctattaataaattaacttatttatttatttatttttggctgcgttgggtcttcgttgttgcacgcgggctttctctagttgcggcgagtgcgggctactcttcgttgcggtgcacgggcttctcattgcggtggcttctctcgttgcagagcacgagctctaggcacgcgggcttcagtagttgtggctcctgggcgctagagttcaggctcagtagttgtggcacacgggcttagttgctccgcggcatgtggaatcttcccggacaggggctggaacccgtgtcccctgcattggcaggtggattcatttttttttttttttttttgcggtacgcaggcctctcactgttgtggcctctctcgttgtggagcacaggctccagacgcacaggctcagcggccatggctcacgggtccagccgctccttggcatgtgggatcttcctggaccggggcacgaacccatgtcccctgcatcggcaggcggactctcaaccactgcgccaccagggaagtccggcaggtggattcttaaccacttcgccaccagggaagtcctgtatttAGTTTCAGATATCATTTTCCCCAACTCCCCCATATTTCCATTAGGAGATATTGGAATATTTTTATTGGTAGAGATGTTTAGGATAGATAAgtgatttcatatatatttttttcaaaggggCCTGGATTTTATGGgatgtgtatatagatagatagatagatagatagatagatagatagatagatagatagatagatttggGGGCTAGATCTCATGACTTTTCACATCTATCCTAAgtctactattttattttattttattttttttttttttttttttttttttttgcggtatgcgggcctctcactgttgtggcctcccccgttgcggagcacaggctccggacgcacaggctccggacgcgcaggctcagcggccatggctcacgggcccagccgctccgcggcatatgggatcctcccagaccggggcacgaacccgtatcccctgcatcggcaggcggactctcaaccacttgcgccaccagggagaccctaAGTCTACTATTTTAAATTAGATGAGTGAAATGTAGGGAAGGGCATATTGTAACCAAATTTGCAGGAATTAGATACTTTACATGTTTGTTAAAACCTggtatctgggcttccctggtggcacagtggttgagcgtccacctgccgatgcaggggacacgggtttgtgccccggtccgggaagatcccatatgccacggagcggctaggcccgtgagccatgaccgctgagcctgcgcgtctggagcctgtgctcctcaatgggagaggccacaacagtgagaggcccgtgtaccggaaaaaaaaacaaaaaaaacaaaaaacctggtaTCTGTTTCTCTTAGcgttttaaaatcaatttttgaggtataatttttcTAAACAAACTTGATTTACTGAAATTAAAGTGCTAAATTGAAGTCTTTGTTCTGACACTTGCATTAATGGTGAGGTAACTAGACTAGTATCATGACATTTGGATCACTTAAATAACACTGAAAAGGCATCATGGAAGGGAGCAAAGTAATATAAGTGAAGAAGTAGGAAAGACCATGCAAAGGTGGTTAAAATTTTCTGTATGTATAATTGGAATGCAactttcagttttcctctttttttccccccactttcaGATCCAGTTATGGGACACAGCAGGACAAGAACGATTCAGAAAGAGCATGGTCCAGCACTACTACAGAAATGTACATGCTGTTGTCTTCGTGTATGATATGACCAACATGGCGAGTTTTCATAGCCTGCCATCTTGGATAGAAGAATGCAAACAGCATTTGCTAGCCAACGATATACCACGGATTCTTGTTGGAAATAAATGTGACTTGAGGAGTGCCATTCAGGTACCCACAGACTTGGCACAAAAATTTGCTGACACGCACAGTATGCCTTTGTTTGAAACCTCTGCTAAAAACCCCAATGATAATGACCATGTGGAAGCTATATTTATGACCTTGGCTCATAAGCTGAAGAGTCATAAACCGTTAATGCTTAGTCAACCCCCTGATAACGGAATTACCCTGAAGCCTGAACCAAAGCCTGCAGTGACGTGCTGGTGCTAAATCACAGTCTTTATTGTACAATCTAATTTTGACTAAAGGAATACTTTTGAAGTATGACAGTGATAAGTCATAGAATTTAATctcaaatataatggagcatccTGACACTTTACTGTTTATCATTGTCatgcttatttttgtattttgtatctACTTCATCAAGTTTGTCACTGCGACAACACAAGGAAAAAGTTAGTTTTCAGAGGTTGAAGTGAAGCAGAGTTAGGAAGAATCAGAACATCTTTCCATTGAGAGCCCCATGAGGAGGCTTCAAATAAGAGTATGATGGGACTTTAAGAGTCAGTGATTGTTTAATACTAATTCCCgggattgaaaaaatatattaagggtTTAGTATACTTACTCGTATGTGCTTTGAATGGGAAGTGTTCTTAATAGGATAAAAACTGGTATTTGCCTCTCCCTAGAgttctttctttgtattattaATGTACTTAAATGCATTATTATTGGTACATTTTAGAGCCAAGACTTTAGTTCCAGTGGAAGGAGAGAGCCTGGAATGTTTTCTGGTTCTCAGTCCATAAAGAATGACCTTTCCAACAGTTGTAGATGCTTGATATTTCAAATCACTATCAATCaggtctacaaaaaaaaaaatcattgttatttttaaaagagtaatttgaattgttttcttactaAATTCTACACAATATGCAAAAGTAAATCAGATAGTAAGGTGCTTTATACTTTATTTTGATACCTTTAAACATTGAAAAACTAATTGAAAGATTTGAGGAGGtgtaatttgggggaaaatagCTAAACATGGTTCCTGGCTAGACCTATTCCTGGCTTTTTGTCAAGCTGTGTGTCAGACATAGTATCTCTTGCTCTCGCCCAGCCCCCAATCAATTTAATGCCTAAAGGCTGAATAAGCAAATCATCTTCCATTTGGATTGTAACTCTGAGGGCATACCTGTAATTGCTATGAGTctacattttatttctgtaatagTACATTACAGtacttctgttgtttaaatctttaaatttttatggtCACAACAAACTACTCCTCCTcagtataaaaagtaaattagatATTGAAAAATATCTAGTCTATCCCTTGGTGGTagaaagaatatttcaaaaagtttttttaCCCTAActacttttattttgaatttaagaCTTTGCACATAGGAAATAGTAAGCTTGCATGTGAAGCTATTACATGAATGGAATGTAAGCCATGAACTTTATCTGAAGTGTGCACATTTACTAATTCTGAAAGATTGCTGAACTTAATAATTTTAGAGGAAATTAAGCCAAAAGATgattatacttaaaatattttcagaatgtgGGAAACCAATTAAATATGTGATGTAAACTagtttaggatttttttgtttaatcATGATGGTGGTCCTAACTGGTTAATTTACTTATGAAAACAAGATAATTCTATTAAATGAACTAATGGAAAGTAATAATTACAGGAAATAATTATTCTGTTTTAAACATTAGAGcttaaggaaaaacaaattgGCTTTGTTTGCTTTTAAGAAGATTAATCCATTTTTCTTATCATGGTAGAATTAAAAATGGTTTGACTTTGTCTAAATTAGTGTTGATTTTCACCCATTTTTATAGTAAAACAGTGACAGCTGTTATAATTGTCATGGGCGTAACAGTTTTTTAAAGAAGGGAATCTGTTTATTGCTtatcaaaacattttctaaagtGGGGGAAGAAAGTTTACAGACTTTCCaagcacattttctttttaagtgctGTTAttactcatatttttaaaaaggtaatttaactttatttctttttgtaagaAGTTAGTAGTAAGTATCCTTTAAAGTTCTGTAAAAGgacttattttttcactttaatatttattaattttaaaatatttgtatcccATTTGTAgtgatttattgttttaatttttactacatatgtttttatgtttaaaaagaacATACTTATCAGTTGAATGGGGTAAAGCTTTtagatattttccaaaatatttataaaacacggACTATTGAGAAATCACTTACAAAATGGCGGCTATCAGACaactaattattaatttttaaagcacaaaTCACACATTTTGTAACTCctgtatgaatttattttaactgTGACCTTTAGTTGAAAACCTCAGATATGTTTTGGAAAAGTCATAATTTGAGAACACCAAAGGAAACTAATCCAGATTCTAATGAAGTTAGCTATTAATGACAATGCTTTATTGACAGTATATTGCTAATACATTTCCTCATGAAATCTAAACTAGAGTTAAATAATTTTGTTATGGAATAGCGTCACTGTAACTTTGCCCTCGTGAAGTTCAATAAACCAGCTTTGgcataaagaaattgtggtttattttctttgtttggttACTAGGTTgagcataaaataaaacaaaaaaaaatctcttgtttTCCTCTGGCTTCCAGGTCGTATGTAATACATTAGAATCAAACAGACAAAAACTAACCCATTTGGAAATACATTCAAGGTTAAAGAACTTTTCAGGAAAAAACCCTAAGTATTAAAATTAGCTGATAGGGTAGCTTTTTTATTTGTAAGGCTGAGTAATCCAACTTGTTTAAGAACAAACACTTCAGTGCAAATGGCACATATCACAAGAGTGGTTGGCATCTGTATATTTAAAGGTAGAAGAATTTAGCAGGATGAATAACTATAAaaagtgagagggcttccctggtggcgcagtggttgagagtccgcctgccgatgtaggggacacgggttcgtgccccagtccgggaagatcccacatgctgcggagcggcccgtgagccgtggccgctgagcctgtgcgtccggagcctgtgctccacgacgggagaggccacagcagtgagagacccgtgtaccgcaaaaaaaaaaaaaaaaaaaaaaaaatgagagagaagagaagggagtaGGTGACAAGTGTAAGGCACAATTTCTGCATTCAGATTTCTGATTTAGTTAGACTCTTTCGgagaatgttttgttttgtttttagagacttttttttttggctgctttgggtctttgttgctatgcgcgggcgttctctagttgcggcgagcaggggctactcttcattgcgatacgcaggcttctcactggggtgacttcttttgttgcggagcacgggctctaggctcgtaggtttcagtagttgcagcacacaggctcagtagttgtggctcgcagggtctagagcgcaggctcagtatttgtggcacacgggcttagttgctccgtggcatgtgggatcttcccggaccagggcttgaacccatgtccc from Mesoplodon densirostris isolate mMesDen1 chromosome 1, mMesDen1 primary haplotype, whole genome shotgun sequence includes:
- the RAB33B gene encoding ras-related protein Rab-33B: MASEMESSLEASFSSSGAMSGASGFLPPARSRIFKIIVIGDSNVGKTCLTYRFCAGRFPDRTEATIGVDFRERAVEIDGERIKIQLWDTAGQERFRKSMVQHYYRNVHAVVFVYDMTNMASFHSLPSWIEECKQHLLANDIPRILVGNKCDLRSAIQVPTDLAQKFADTHSMPLFETSAKNPNDNDHVEAIFMTLAHKLKSHKPLMLSQPPDNGITLKPEPKPAVTCWC